CCTTCGTTTCGGAAGTTTTTCGAGAACTCGTACACGCCGTCAAATCCGCCTACGATAAGTCTTTTCAGATACAATTCGTTGGCAATTCGCATATACAAAGGAATGTCCAAAGAATTATGATGTGTGATGAACGGACGAGCCGCTGCTCCTCCTGGAATGGATTGTAAAACAGGTGTTTCCACTTCCATATAACCACGTTCATTGAAAAACTGACGCATTGCGTTGAAAAGTTTGGTACGCTTGATGAAAACTTCCTTCACCTGTGGATTTACCACCAAGTCCACGTAACGCATACGATAACGAAGCTCGGGGTCGGTGAAGGCGTCAAAGGTATTTCCATCGGCATCGGTTTTAGGAAGCGGTAACGGACGGAGTACTTTACTTAGTAGTTTGAAGTTTTTTACCCGAACTGATTTTTCACCCACTTGTGTAAGGAAAAGTTCGCCTTCCACACCGATGAAATCACCCAAGTCGAGCAATTTTTTAAATACTTCATTGTAAAGGGTTTTGTCTTCGTCGGGACAAATTTCATCACGATTGATATAGAGTTGTACGCGTCCTTGGCTGTCTTGTAATGAAGCAAAAGAGGCCTTCCCTTGAATACGGACAGACATTAGTCGCCCAGCCAAAGTTACCTTTTTTCCCTCTTGAAAATTCGATTTTACATCGGCAGAAGTTGTATCAACAGGATACAATTCCGCTGGATATGGATTGATACCCAATTCTTTTAATTTATCAAGTTTTTCTCTACGAATTATCTCTTGTTCTGATAGTTGCATATAATTAACCTATTTTTTAAACTGCAAAAATAAGCATTTTTTAGGATAGCTGCTCCAAAAAAACAGAAAACAAGCCTAAAACTCTTTAAATTAGGGATGATTTAGTTTTTAGTAATCGTTTTGAAATTTTTTGTATAAAAACATAAATATGATAAATCAATCTAAAAATCAAGTAAATAAAGTAAAAAACATATAAAAAAATGAAATTATGTATTCAAAAATTTGCTCCGAAAAGAAAATAGTTGTAATATTGCATTCGCTTTTAGCAACAAAGCAGGTCCTATAGCTCAGTTGGTTAGAGCACCTGACTCATAATCAGGTGGTCGCTGGTTCGAGCCCAGCTGGGACCACAAAGAGAATCAAGGCTTTACAGAAATGTGAAGCCTTTTTCGTTTTTCTTTGTGAAATGTTTCTTATAAACTTTTTTTCAACAGGAACAAAGGGAGTAAAGTCATGAATATAGATAAAATAAAAAATTGTAACGCTAATAGAGCTCCTATTTTAGGCTTCTTACATTGCGTTCGCCCAAGTGCTTTTAAAGAATTTTTGATATTATTAAGTAATAAATCTGGATTAGTAATGGATTATTTTGGAGTAGAATACTAAGAAAATAATACTTTAACTTTTTTTGATTTTACTTCTTTCGATATTGATATTGAAGTCAATATATCTTTACAAGAATTTATACAAATTATACAGCCTATAATTGAAGATGCTACATTCATCCCCCAAGTGCAATTTTTTATGCCACGAATTTATGAAATAAATTTTTAGGTTCTTCAAAATCTAATGTCATTACTCACTTTTTATAGTTTTTAAAGTTAAGGTGTTCGTGATGTGCTTCGCAGTTCTTGGTCTTCGGTTAATTTTATGTTGAATTTCTTTAATCTTCTCTTTGCTAATTTTCTCAAAATAAAACCCTTAGGGATATATTGTCGTACAAATTTGTTGGTTTTCGGGTGCGTCTTTCTACATCGTAAGCAGCAAAGGACATAGCGGATAGGGTTTTGGTGCGTTTTATAAAGCAAATTTACAAAATAATCACTTAATATTCAAATAATTAACAAGTTATTTTAGGGAAATTTGCCTTGCAAAGGTCTCAATAATTTTGAAGTGAGATTAAACAAGCTTCATTCACCAAAAAACTAAAAACAAATTCCTCTAAATTTTCACAAATTTATCTACCTCAGTACAGCCTTTTCGTTGAATAATCCCAAAAATATTTTCATTAAAAGATAAGTGATTGATTTAAAGGATGATAGTCTCAAAAATCTCGTTAAAAAGTTATAAAAACAGACCCAAACTTTGTGTTTTTTAAAAAATACCTACATTTGCACCGCAAATTTCGAGCCGCCTTTTACACGCTAAGTTAAGGATGTAAGTCTTGAAGAAATTTATATTTATGAAAAAAATTAAGAAGAGGTATCTCTTCACAATTTTAGGAGCAACTGCGCTCTGTGTCGTTGGATTTTCCGCAGGAATTGGCGAAAGAAATCGGGTGGATATACACGGCAACTATATTGTGAAAGAACCTCAACTGGCTACCGTTGCAGCCGACCACAATAGCAACGTGAACAAGTTCTTAACTCCTCCTTTGATTGGTAAATCGTTTATCGGTTTCAAGGAAGCCTTAGCTTACCGAGAATCAAGAGGAAATTACTTTGTTGTAAATCCGTACGGATATGTTGGTAAATACCAATTTGGTAAAACAACATTACGCCACTACGGAGTGAGAAATGTGGATGAATTCTTAAATTCTCCAGAACTTCAAGAAAAGCTACTATTAGTAAGCTTACAAAGAAGTAAATGGGTACTTAGAAATGAAATCAACCAATTTGTTGGTAAAAAGGTCAATGGCATTTACATTACCGAATCGGGCATACTTGCTGCCGCTCACTTAGCAGGAGTAAACAGTGTCAAGAAATTTTTCAAGTACCAAGGAAACTATACTTTTGCTGATGCAAACGGAACTACCCTGCAGAATTATCTTAAAAAATTCGCTGGTTATGATTTAGACTTCGTTCAAGCAAAAGAAAAACCTATCCTTTCAAAGTAAAAGGTTAGAAATCAAGCAGGATAAAGAGAGTTGTTCTAATTAGAGCAACTCTTTTTTTGTAATATTTTTGCATTTTTCAGTCGTTTTAAAACAAATAAATGAGCTAAATACGTTTAATTTTTAAAATTAAATTAGTAGAATATCCTATTTTTATGTAAAAAATTTATTAAATGAAATATTCAAAGTATAATTTACTGTTAAAAGCAAAATAAACTACATATTTTACGTACATTTGCGGTACGGAACTATATTACATTGGGTGTGAATCATCCGAAAATTTGTATTACACTAACTACTAAAATAATACTCAACAAGATGAAATTATCTGTAAGAAATATATTTACACTACTTCTGATTTTTATCGCAGGTAGTATATATTCACAGGGGTTAAGCGGACTAACCTTAGAGTTTAATGCCGCTTGTGTTTCTCAAAGTCATAATACCTTTACTGCTAAATTCAAGTGGACCCCTCCAATGCCCAACGGAAGTAACCAATACATTTTAGAATTATCCGATGAAACTGGAAATTTTTCCAACCCTAAAATATTAGGAACTTATACCGATAGAAACAACCAATTGGAACCCAAAGTGACTTTTCAGTTTCCTAAAGAGGTACACGGTAATGCATATAAAATAAGAGTACGAAGTACGTATCCTGCACATTCGGTTGAAAGTACATCATTCTCAGCCTACTTTTTAGAAATAAATACACCGCTTGTTCTCAATGGAGGGCATTCCGACGAAACACTTTGTCCTGGACACAGCAAAACCATCTCGGTGGACAAACAAAGAGCAAAAGCCTACCGTTGGTATAAAAACAACCAACTTATTGCTAATGAAAAAGGACATTCTTTAGTGGTTTCACAAGCAGGAACTTACTATGCTGAAGTTGATTATGGTGATTATTGCTCCAATTCAGCCTCAACCCGCTCCAATAACGTTGTTTTTAGCGCCGCTGGTACTTCAGGACTTACCATAAGCGGAACTCCAGCTGACGCAATCATCTGTAAAGGAAATAGCTACACAATGACAGCTAGCGTACAAAACGCAACTGCTACCTACAAATGGTTTCGCAACGGAACGCAGATTTCTTCCGGAGTTGGAATGTATTCTTTCACCACTGCCAATACTACCTCCGCAGCAGGAATTTATCACGTAGAAATGTTCTCTGGCCAAGGATGTTCCGAATTGTCTAACAAAATAGAAGTACGTTTTAAAGATAGTTTTTTGGCTAACATTTCTTCTGAGGAAGGTAACGTTATCCTACCTGGGAAAACGAAAAATTTATCGGTAACCACTACCGCTCCCTCGCCTACCTACCAATGGTACAAAAACGATGTTGAAATCGTAGGAGCAAACGGAGCTTCTTACACAGCTAATCAAGCGGGAAAATACCACGCAAAGGTTACCCAAAGTGGTGATTGCGCCAACTCGGTGAATACACAAGTTATTACTTTGGTCAACCCTGATAAATACACGGTTACTATTGATTATAAAACCCCTTATACTGATTGTACTTATGACAAAATAGCTTTAGTGGTCAAATCCATTGTTGCCTCCAAAGGAAGTGATAAATTTAATATTCCTGCTTCCGATTATAATTTATTTACCTACCAATGGCTTAAAGATGAGACTGTTTTTCCTTCTTCATCCACTTCCGAAGTTTTAGTGTCATCAATTGCTAACAATGGAAGATACACATTGCAATTGGGGCTTTCAGGGGCTTCTGGAGTTAGTTTTCCACGCTCAAACGAATTAACAGTACAATTAGCTGATGGTGATTATGTTAAATTAAATAATGGCGATCAAGCACTGCAATTCTGTAGCGAAAAACACCTTCTAAAAGCCAGTGTTGAAGACGCTAATGCCACCTATACTTGGTTCAAAGACGGAGTTTCTATCAAGGAAGAAAAGGGAGGATATCAGCTTGAAATTTCAGAAACGGGGCTTTATCACGTGCAAATAACTACCTCTGGCGATTGTAAAGCATCATCAAACTTTGTATATGCCGAGAAAAAAGAAGTATTTGCCAATTGGATAAATCAAAACACTCAAAAACAAGCTTTTTTAAGCTACAAAACTTATCATTTAGGAATATCACACAATATGACCAACCCTACCATACAATGGTATCGTAACAATATGCCTATTACAGGCGAAAATCAGCCAAATTACACTGTAAATCAACCTGGTAGTTATCACGTAGAACTTACGGAAGTAGGCGGATGCGGAGCAACCATCAGAACCACTCCTAAACAATTTGTGGCACCTATCGGATTTAATGCTGTTATCGGTTATCGAGAAAGTCAAAATGCTTGTGGCGGAACAGAAGTCACTATGGAACTCCAAAAATTAGAAGCCATTCTTTCCAAAACTACCGACACTCAAGAAACGGTGTTGATTCCTGCAAATGAGTACGAAAAATTTGATTTACAATGGGTTAAAAACGATGTCCCTGAAGCAGGACAGAAAGCACCTCAAATTACGATACATAAACCCGCTACGGGCGTAGTTTCTGACAATTATAGTTTAAATGTAGGGTACGGTACCATCATTGTAAACTCAAATCAGTTATCTGTTTCATTCATCACCATTCCTGATGTTACAATTTCTTCGGGAGCAAGTCACGTACTTTGCGATGGCTCTGATTTAATCCTGAAATCATCTTTAACTTCAAGCACTTACAACTATCAATGGTACAGAAACAACGAATTGATAAACGGAGCTACCTCATTCGAACTCAAAGTTACTGAGCCAGGTGGTTATCACGTAAAAGTTTCCAGCGGAGGATGTTCTAAAATTTCAGAAACAGCCAATGTTACTAACTTTAGTACTGATGTAGTTACCGTTGATGTAGATGTTACTAAAACCGTGAACATTACAGGAACTGACGGCGTAAAAGTAACAGCTTCAGGAGCAGATACTTATCTTTGGGTAGCTCCCGATGGCACCGTAGTGAGTAATGAAGCTGTTGTAATTCTAAAAGAAACAGGAAAATACATTTTAACAGCAACTGTAGGCGGATGTAAAACAACAATTATCTTAAATGCACAGGCAATCATTATTAATGATATCCCGAACGTGGTTACTCCTAATGGTGATGGCTCAAACGACACTTGGGCAATCCCTAGTACCTATTCAAATCGAGACTATGTAAAAGTGACTATATATTCCCCAGAAGGAAAAGTAGAACTTTCAACCACAAATTACAAAAACGATTGGCCTAAAAACTATACCAAAGATTTAAATAAAAGAGCATT
This genomic window from Capnocytophaga canimorsus contains:
- a CDS encoding lysozyme family protein, translating into MKKIKKRYLFTILGATALCVVGFSAGIGERNRVDIHGNYIVKEPQLATVAADHNSNVNKFLTPPLIGKSFIGFKEALAYRESRGNYFVVNPYGYVGKYQFGKTTLRHYGVRNVDEFLNSPELQEKLLLVSLQRSKWVLRNEINQFVGKKVNGIYITESGILAAAHLAGVNSVKKFFKYQGNYTFADANGTTLQNYLKKFAGYDLDFVQAKEKPILSK
- a CDS encoding Ig-like domain-containing protein; the protein is MKLSVRNIFTLLLIFIAGSIYSQGLSGLTLEFNAACVSQSHNTFTAKFKWTPPMPNGSNQYILELSDETGNFSNPKILGTYTDRNNQLEPKVTFQFPKEVHGNAYKIRVRSTYPAHSVESTSFSAYFLEINTPLVLNGGHSDETLCPGHSKTISVDKQRAKAYRWYKNNQLIANEKGHSLVVSQAGTYYAEVDYGDYCSNSASTRSNNVVFSAAGTSGLTISGTPADAIICKGNSYTMTASVQNATATYKWFRNGTQISSGVGMYSFTTANTTSAAGIYHVEMFSGQGCSELSNKIEVRFKDSFLANISSEEGNVILPGKTKNLSVTTTAPSPTYQWYKNDVEIVGANGASYTANQAGKYHAKVTQSGDCANSVNTQVITLVNPDKYTVTIDYKTPYTDCTYDKIALVVKSIVASKGSDKFNIPASDYNLFTYQWLKDETVFPSSSTSEVLVSSIANNGRYTLQLGLSGASGVSFPRSNELTVQLADGDYVKLNNGDQALQFCSEKHLLKASVEDANATYTWFKDGVSIKEEKGGYQLEISETGLYHVQITTSGDCKASSNFVYAEKKEVFANWINQNTQKQAFLSYKTYHLGISHNMTNPTIQWYRNNMPITGENQPNYTVNQPGSYHVELTEVGGCGATIRTTPKQFVAPIGFNAVIGYRESQNACGGTEVTMELQKLEAILSKTTDTQETVLIPANEYEKFDLQWVKNDVPEAGQKAPQITIHKPATGVVSDNYSLNVGYGTIIVNSNQLSVSFITIPDVTISSGASHVLCDGSDLILKSSLTSSTYNYQWYRNNELINGATSFELKVTEPGGYHVKVSSGGCSKISETANVTNFSTDVVTVDVDVTKTVNITGTDGVKVTASGADTYLWVAPDGTVVSNEAVVILKETGKYILTATVGGCKTTIILNAQAIIINDIPNVVTPNGDGSNDTWAIPSTYSNRDYVKVTIYSPEGKVELSTTNYKNDWPKNYTKDLNKRALVYLYVIEIDGKVEKQGTISVLK